The following are encoded together in the Xanthomonas sacchari genome:
- a CDS encoding monovalent cation/H+ antiporter subunit D: MTHLLILPILIPLLGAALSLFAEHRRYGRKIRRAVSWTAMAALAAAVLALCVKVSDGQVHAYLLGDWPSRLGIVLMADRLSAWMLATTTLLAGACLLHACAGWDRRAPHFHALFQFQLVGLNGAFLTGDVFNLFVFFEVMLIASYGLLLSGGRGLRLRVGFHYVVFNVTSSTVFLIALGLLYALLGSLNMAELSQRVAQAPPQNVALIKAAFGLLLLVFCAKAALLPLYLWLPETYARAPAAVAALFVIMTKVGLYAVLRVSTLILGSQAQALDGYGRDWLLWLGLATLLLAALGVLAAVRLRVLIGYLVIVSAATLFVAFALDAPGTLGAGLYYLAHSSFVAAALFMIADLIRRRRGGASDRKEIIAPLPGKTVPGVLFLIAAISVAGLPPLSGFLAKVAILSATPAGLTAPVWAAVLLSSLMVIMGLTRGGVRLFWRVPGDQDTAEHGTVELPRPAPRKAPARPLETAATVLLLGYGVAMTVAAGPLLRYSEAAAAQLLRPADYTTQLRGTAPVLREP, encoded by the coding sequence ATGACCCATCTGCTGATCCTGCCGATCCTGATCCCCTTGCTCGGCGCGGCGCTGTCGCTGTTCGCCGAGCACCGCCGCTACGGCCGCAAGATCCGCCGTGCGGTGTCGTGGACCGCGATGGCGGCGCTGGCCGCGGCGGTGCTGGCGTTGTGCGTGAAGGTGAGCGATGGCCAGGTCCACGCCTACCTGCTCGGCGACTGGCCCTCGCGGCTGGGCATCGTGCTGATGGCCGACCGCCTGTCGGCATGGATGCTGGCGACCACCACCCTGCTCGCCGGCGCCTGCCTGCTGCACGCCTGCGCCGGCTGGGACCGGCGCGCGCCGCACTTCCATGCGCTGTTCCAGTTCCAGCTGGTCGGGCTCAACGGCGCGTTCCTGACCGGCGACGTGTTCAACCTGTTCGTGTTCTTCGAGGTGATGCTGATCGCCTCCTACGGCCTGCTGCTCAGCGGCGGGCGCGGCCTGCGCCTGCGCGTGGGTTTCCACTACGTGGTGTTCAACGTCACTTCCTCCACCGTGTTCCTGATCGCGCTGGGCCTGCTGTACGCGCTGCTCGGCTCGCTGAACATGGCCGAGCTGTCGCAGCGCGTGGCGCAGGCGCCGCCGCAGAACGTGGCGCTGATCAAGGCCGCGTTCGGCCTGTTGCTGCTGGTGTTCTGCGCCAAGGCCGCGCTGCTGCCGCTGTACCTGTGGCTGCCGGAAACCTATGCGCGCGCGCCGGCGGCGGTGGCGGCGCTGTTCGTGATCATGACCAAGGTCGGCCTGTACGCGGTGCTGCGGGTGAGCACGCTGATCCTCGGCAGCCAGGCGCAGGCGCTGGACGGCTACGGCCGCGACTGGCTGCTGTGGCTGGGCCTGGCGACGCTGCTGCTGGCCGCGCTGGGGGTGCTGGCGGCGGTGCGCCTGCGGGTGCTGATCGGCTACCTGGTGATCGTGTCGGCGGCAACGCTGTTCGTGGCCTTCGCGCTCGACGCACCGGGCACGCTCGGCGCCGGGCTGTATTACCTGGCGCACAGCAGCTTCGTCGCCGCGGCGCTGTTCATGATCGCCGACCTGATCCGGCGTCGTCGCGGCGGCGCCAGCGACCGCAAGGAGATCATCGCGCCGCTGCCGGGCAAGACCGTGCCCGGCGTGCTGTTCCTGATCGCGGCGATCTCGGTGGCCGGGCTGCCGCCGCTGTCCGGCTTCCTGGCCAAGGTGGCGATCCTCAGCGCGACGCCGGCCGGGCTGACCGCACCGGTGTGGGCCGCGGTGCTGCTCAGCAGCCTGATGGTGATCATGGGCCTGACCCGCGGTGGCGTGCGCCTGTTCTGGCGCGTGCCCGGCGATCAGGACACGGCCGAGCACGGCACCGTGGAGCTGCCGCGCCCGGCGCCGCGCAAGGCGCCGGCGCGGCCGCTGGAAACCGCCGCCACCGTGCTGCTGCTCGGCTACGGCGTGGCGATGACCGTGGCCGCCGGGCCGCTGCTGCGCTACAGCGAGGCCGCCGCCGCGCAACTGCTGCGCCCGGCCGACTACACCACCCAGTTGCGCGGCACCGCGCCGGTCCTGCGGGAGCCCTGA
- a CDS encoding monovalent cation/H+ antiporter subunit A encodes MIPALDILLALPFLMAAAVVALRHRSRATLAWAAALAPLAGLAVLGVLTPTVLEGGIVRADHAWLPQIGLQFSLRLDGLAWMFAGLVLAIGALVVMYAHYYLSARENAARFYACLLLFMGAMLGMVIAGNLLLLMVFWELTSISSFLLIGFWSHRQDARDGARMALVITGGGGLALLGGVLLLGRIVGSYQLDAVLAAGDVIRASPLYPWALGLILLGIFTKSAQFPFHFWLPHAMAAPTPVSAYLHSATMVKAGVFLLARLHPALAGSDLFFYTVSGIGAVTLLTGAWFAIFQHDLKGLLAYSTISHLGLITMLFGLSTPMAVVAGVFHILNHAVFKASLFMAAGIIDHETHTRDMRRLGSLRRWMPITSALAITASLSMAGIPLLNGFLSKEMFFAEALGADGPAAMRIFTATSALLAGVFGVAYSLRFVYETFFGRGPRDLDTMPHEPPRWMKIPVEILVLVCVAVGIVPALTVAPVLRAAAGAILGDTLPDYSLAVWHGWNAPLAMSIAGVVGGVALYFGLRRLTALYTEVRRSLGKRVFHWHVQTLFGVAARFTRLLANGRLQRSLRWLVLAAVVVVAAPLLRAPPLWQQWPAPQGMPLLGWGLWLLILSCALSTLFLYRQRLLAVLVLGGSGLGVSLVFVFLSAPDLALTQLLVEMVTLVLMLLGMNYLPKASPPEPRRWRRWRDAALAIVAGGGMALLAYSVMIRPATTMAGELLQRALPEAYGRNVVNVILVDFRGFDTFGEITVFGIAALVVHALLRRARMAPEKVMPGPPIKLPVPADLAQLMFPLTLTVSIFLFLRGHNAPGGGFIAGLVLAVPLLMQYVIQGAASVESRFGFDYIRCIGLGLLLATLGGMASMLFGVPFLTSGHLDLEVPLIGSVPLASALVFDTGVYLVVFGGTMLTLSMMGTIKPSRTRDSQRGQIDPTRRSAITGEMP; translated from the coding sequence ATGATCCCCGCCCTCGACATCCTGCTGGCCCTGCCGTTTCTGATGGCGGCGGCCGTGGTGGCCCTGCGCCACCGCTCGCGCGCCACCCTGGCTTGGGCCGCGGCACTGGCGCCGTTGGCGGGCCTGGCGGTGCTCGGCGTGCTGACACCCACCGTGCTCGAGGGCGGCATCGTCCGCGCCGACCACGCCTGGCTGCCGCAGATCGGCCTGCAGTTCTCGCTGCGCCTGGACGGGCTGGCGTGGATGTTCGCCGGCCTGGTGCTGGCGATCGGTGCGCTGGTGGTGATGTACGCGCACTACTACCTCAGTGCGCGCGAGAACGCCGCGCGCTTCTACGCCTGTCTGCTGCTGTTCATGGGCGCGATGCTGGGCATGGTGATCGCCGGCAACCTGTTGCTGCTGATGGTGTTCTGGGAACTGACCAGCATCAGCTCGTTCCTGCTGATCGGCTTCTGGTCGCACCGGCAGGATGCGCGCGACGGCGCGCGCATGGCGCTGGTGATCACCGGCGGCGGCGGCCTGGCGTTGCTCGGCGGCGTGCTGCTGCTGGGACGCATCGTCGGCAGCTACCAGCTCGACGCGGTGCTCGCCGCGGGCGATGTCATCCGCGCCAGCCCACTGTATCCATGGGCGCTGGGGCTGATCCTGCTCGGCATCTTCACCAAGAGCGCGCAGTTCCCGTTCCACTTCTGGCTGCCGCACGCGATGGCCGCGCCCACCCCGGTGTCGGCCTATCTGCATTCGGCAACGATGGTGAAGGCCGGCGTGTTCCTGCTGGCGCGGCTGCATCCGGCATTGGCCGGCAGCGACCTGTTCTTCTACACGGTCAGCGGCATCGGCGCGGTCACCCTGCTCACCGGCGCCTGGTTCGCGATTTTCCAGCACGACCTCAAGGGCCTGCTGGCGTATTCGACGATCTCGCACCTGGGCCTGATCACCATGCTGTTCGGGCTGTCCACGCCGATGGCGGTGGTGGCCGGCGTGTTCCACATCCTCAACCATGCGGTGTTCAAGGCCTCGCTGTTCATGGCCGCCGGCATCATCGACCACGAGACCCACACCCGCGACATGCGCCGGCTCGGCAGCCTGCGCCGCTGGATGCCGATCACCAGCGCGCTGGCGATCACCGCCTCGCTGTCGATGGCCGGCATCCCGCTGCTCAACGGTTTCCTGTCCAAGGAAATGTTCTTTGCCGAAGCGCTGGGCGCCGACGGCCCGGCGGCGATGCGCATCTTCACTGCCACCTCGGCGCTGCTGGCCGGCGTGTTCGGCGTGGCCTACAGCCTGCGCTTCGTCTATGAGACCTTCTTCGGCCGCGGCCCGCGCGACCTGGACACGATGCCGCACGAGCCGCCGCGCTGGATGAAGATTCCGGTGGAGATCCTGGTGCTGGTGTGCGTGGCGGTCGGCATCGTGCCGGCGCTGACCGTGGCGCCGGTGCTGCGCGCCGCCGCCGGCGCGATCCTCGGCGACACCCTGCCCGACTACAGCCTGGCGGTGTGGCATGGCTGGAACGCGCCACTGGCGATGAGCATCGCCGGCGTGGTCGGCGGCGTGGCGCTGTATTTCGGCCTGCGCCGGCTGACCGCGCTGTACACCGAGGTGCGCCGTTCGCTGGGCAAGCGCGTGTTCCACTGGCACGTGCAGACCCTGTTCGGCGTGGCCGCGCGCTTCACCCGCCTGCTCGCCAACGGCCGCCTGCAGCGCAGCCTGCGCTGGCTGGTGCTGGCCGCGGTGGTGGTGGTGGCCGCGCCGCTGCTGCGGGCGCCGCCGCTGTGGCAGCAGTGGCCGGCGCCGCAGGGCATGCCGTTGCTGGGCTGGGGGCTGTGGCTGCTGATCCTCAGTTGCGCGCTGTCCACGCTGTTCCTGTACCGGCAGCGGCTGCTGGCGGTGCTGGTGCTGGGCGGCAGCGGCCTGGGCGTGAGCCTGGTGTTCGTGTTCCTGTCGGCGCCGGACCTGGCGCTGACCCAGTTGCTGGTGGAGATGGTGACCCTGGTGCTGATGCTGCTGGGCATGAACTACCTGCCCAAGGCCTCGCCGCCAGAGCCGCGGCGCTGGCGCCGCTGGCGCGATGCGGCCCTGGCGATCGTCGCCGGTGGCGGCATGGCGCTGCTGGCGTATTCGGTGATGATCCGACCGGCGACGACCATGGCCGGCGAGCTGCTGCAGCGCGCGCTGCCCGAAGCCTACGGCCGCAACGTGGTCAACGTGATCCTGGTGGACTTCCGCGGCTTCGATACCTTCGGCGAGATCACCGTGTTCGGCATCGCCGCGCTGGTAGTGCATGCGCTGCTGCGGCGCGCGCGGATGGCGCCGGAGAAGGTGATGCCGGGGCCGCCGATCAAGCTGCCGGTGCCGGCCGATCTGGCGCAGCTGATGTTCCCGCTGACCCTGACCGTGTCGATCTTCCTGTTCCTGCGCGGTCACAACGCGCCCGGCGGCGGCTTCATCGCTGGGCTGGTGCTGGCGGTGCCGCTGCTGATGCAATACGTGATCCAGGGTGCGGCCTCGGTGGAGTCGCGCTTCGGCTTCGACTACATCCGCTGCATCGGCCTGGGCCTGCTGCTGGCCACGCTCGGCGGCATGGCCTCGATGCTGTTCGGCGTGCCGTTCCTCACCAGCGGCCATCTGGACCTGGAGGTGCCGCTGATCGGCAGCGTGCCGCTGGCCAGCGCGCTGGTCTTCGATACCGGCGTGTACCTGGTGGTGTTCGGCGGCACCATGCTGACCTTGTCGATGATGGGCACGATCAAGCCTTCGCGCACCCGCGACTCGCAGCGCGGGCAGATCGACCCGACGCGGCGGTCGGCCATCACCGGGGAGATGCCCTAA
- a CDS encoding Na+/H+ antiporter subunit C: MELALASAIGVLTAVGVYLLLRARSFDVILGMTVLSYATNLLIFAGGRLVQGKAPVLRDGIAPTLAEHADPLPQALVLTAIVIAFAMTAVSIVLAMRSRGDNHSDHVDARPDPGDGEGEAP; this comes from the coding sequence ATGGAACTGGCACTGGCGAGCGCGATCGGGGTGCTGACCGCGGTGGGCGTGTACCTGCTGCTGCGCGCGCGCAGCTTCGACGTGATCCTGGGCATGACCGTGCTGTCCTACGCCACCAACCTGCTGATCTTCGCCGGCGGCCGGCTGGTGCAGGGCAAGGCGCCGGTGCTGCGCGACGGCATCGCCCCGACCCTGGCCGAGCACGCCGATCCGCTGCCGCAGGCGCTGGTGCTGACCGCGATCGTGATCGCCTTCGCGATGACCGCGGTGAGCATCGTGCTGGCGATGCGCAGCCGCGGCGACAACCACAGCGACCACGTCGATGCGCGCCCGGACCCGGGCGACGGCGAAGGCGAGGCGCCATGA
- a CDS encoding NAD(P)-dependent oxidoreductase, which translates to MTDSLAAASVSPPSVASPRIALVFGGSGQIGERLLHRLLADGWDVHAYSRQTRAAQPGLHWHAGELSALQAPPVAAEVVFSCGPLDAFADWYRRAPVAAARVVAFGSTSLEVKRDSLDAAERDVARRLREAEAIVFSVAAERGAAATLLRPTLVYGAGRDRTLSAIAALARRTGWFVLPRSASGLRQPVHVQDLADAALAVLAHPATHGRSYALGGGETLSYREMVRRVLIALRPPARLLTLPHALFASALALAHACGRLQGMNRAALQRMREDLAFDLQPARQDFGYAPRAFAPDAAMLGLETAETAETAETAETAETAETAETAKQS; encoded by the coding sequence ATGACAGATTCGCTCGCTGCTGCATCCGTTTCCCCTCCGTCCGTGGCGTCGCCGCGCATCGCGCTGGTGTTCGGCGGCAGCGGCCAGATCGGCGAGCGCCTGCTGCACCGCTTGCTGGCCGACGGCTGGGACGTGCATGCCTACTCACGGCAGACGCGCGCGGCGCAACCCGGCCTGCACTGGCATGCCGGCGAACTGAGCGCGTTGCAGGCGCCGCCGGTGGCGGCGGAGGTGGTGTTCAGTTGCGGGCCATTGGACGCCTTCGCCGACTGGTACCGACGCGCGCCGGTCGCCGCCGCGCGCGTGGTCGCCTTCGGCTCCACCAGTTTGGAGGTCAAGCGGGACTCGCTGGATGCCGCCGAACGCGACGTCGCCCGGCGCCTGCGCGAGGCCGAGGCCATCGTGTTCTCAGTCGCTGCCGAGCGCGGCGCGGCAGCGACGCTGTTGCGGCCCACCCTGGTCTACGGCGCCGGCCGCGACCGCACCCTCAGCGCGATCGCGGCGCTGGCGCGACGCACCGGCTGGTTCGTGCTGCCGCGCAGCGCCAGTGGCCTGCGCCAGCCGGTGCACGTGCAGGACCTGGCCGACGCGGCGCTGGCGGTGCTGGCGCATCCGGCCACGCACGGACGCAGCTACGCCCTCGGGGGTGGCGAGACGCTCAGCTATCGCGAAATGGTGCGGCGGGTCCTGATCGCGTTGCGGCCGCCGGCGCGGCTGCTGACCCTGCCGCACGCACTGTTTGCGTCGGCGCTGGCGCTGGCCCATGCCTGCGGCCGCCTGCAGGGCATGAACCGCGCCGCGCTGCAGCGCATGCGCGAGGACCTGGCGTTCGACCTGCAACCGGCGCGGCAGGATTTCGGCTACGCGCCGCGCGCCTTCGCCCCGGATGCAGCGATGTTGGGCCTGGAGACCGCGGAGACGGCGGAGACCGCAGAGACCGCAGAGACCGCAGAGACCGCGGAGACCGCGGAGACCGCGAAGCAGAGCTGA